Proteins encoded within one genomic window of Pedobacter africanus:
- a CDS encoding alpha/beta fold hydrolase — translation MKKIILLFVALLISSASFSQGILNLLGRSQDLFKLFSEDKFTEAYGYFDPAFQAKVTETNMKELWTKLGEKLGKMESADVINSKTEGDFYTVVVEVKFTNDTQNFLLAFNKAEKIVGLFLQPKTSANYTPPVYADTTLYKEKEIYVKTAKHNLVGMLTSPKKGAGFPLVVLVHGSGPQDMDETFGPNKPLKDLALGLAAKGIASIRYVKRTKIYPGDFSGPFTVKEEVMDDALAAVALARTIPEANKKQLYLFGHSLGGMLAPRLALLAPDLNGIILAAAPARTLTDIIVEQNKYMFSLAKDTSQAGKQILDSVVKELDKTRITKLGSIKADSALLGLPAAYWADLNSYNQVETAKKLKQRILIVQGGYDFQVSVTDYNLWNTALGKKKNATLKLYPDLNHLLSPQKEKGTTQQYEVPASVSPTLVNDITAWIKAK, via the coding sequence ATGAAGAAAATAATTTTATTGTTTGTTGCCCTTTTAATTTCATCCGCCTCCTTTTCTCAGGGAATCTTAAATCTGCTCGGACGGTCACAGGATTTGTTTAAGCTATTTTCAGAAGATAAGTTTACAGAAGCTTATGGCTATTTCGACCCCGCTTTTCAGGCTAAGGTTACCGAAACCAATATGAAGGAACTTTGGACCAAGCTTGGAGAAAAGCTAGGCAAAATGGAAAGTGCTGATGTTATTAACAGTAAAACTGAGGGTGATTTTTACACTGTTGTGGTAGAAGTAAAATTTACCAATGATACCCAGAACTTTTTATTGGCATTTAATAAAGCCGAAAAGATAGTCGGACTTTTTCTTCAACCAAAGACATCGGCTAACTACACTCCACCCGTGTACGCTGATACCACATTGTATAAGGAAAAGGAAATTTATGTTAAAACTGCAAAACACAACCTTGTTGGCATGCTAACCAGCCCTAAAAAGGGAGCCGGTTTTCCGCTTGTTGTGCTGGTACACGGATCTGGCCCGCAGGACATGGATGAAACATTTGGACCGAATAAGCCTTTGAAAGACCTTGCATTGGGGCTTGCGGCCAAAGGGATTGCCAGTATCCGCTACGTAAAAAGAACGAAAATATATCCGGGCGATTTTTCTGGTCCCTTTACCGTAAAGGAAGAAGTTATGGATGATGCCCTCGCGGCCGTAGCTCTCGCAAGAACAATACCTGAAGCGAATAAAAAACAATTATACCTGTTTGGGCATAGCCTGGGCGGCATGCTGGCCCCACGTTTGGCTTTGCTAGCCCCGGATTTAAACGGGATTATACTGGCAGCCGCACCGGCCCGCACGTTAACTGATATTATTGTTGAACAAAATAAGTACATGTTCAGTCTTGCAAAAGATACAAGTCAGGCCGGAAAACAAATACTGGATAGCGTAGTGAAGGAACTGGATAAAACCCGGATCACCAAACTTGGCAGCATAAAAGCAGATTCCGCTTTACTAGGACTGCCAGCGGCTTACTGGGCAGATTTGAACAGCTATAATCAGGTTGAAACGGCAAAAAAACTGAAACAACGTATCCTTATTGTACAAGGCGGCTACGATTTTCAGGTTTCAGTAACCGATTATAATTTATGGAATACTGCTCTTGGTAAGAAAAAGAATGCAACACTTAAGTTGTACCCCGACCTTAATCACCTGCTAAGCCCGCAAAAAGAAAAAGGAACTACACAACAATACGAAGTTCCGGCAAGCGTATCTCCAACCCTGGTAAACGATATTACTGCCTGGATAAAAGCCAAATGA
- a CDS encoding response regulator transcription factor, with translation MIKRIHVLEDDEDIRYIIGVLLKDEGYELQLSSSFSELKSKLKDSVPDLFILDVMLPDGDGTDICTDLKTDHFTKHIPIIVMSANDKNKEKSLAAGANDYVSKPFDIDYIVKRIKNLLN, from the coding sequence ATGATCAAAAGAATACATGTGCTTGAAGATGACGAAGATATCCGATACATTATCGGGGTTCTATTGAAAGATGAAGGTTATGAGCTACAGCTTTCATCATCATTTAGTGAACTAAAAAGTAAACTGAAAGATTCCGTACCGGATTTGTTTATTTTAGATGTAATGCTGCCCGACGGAGATGGTACAGATATTTGTACGGATCTTAAGACCGACCATTTTACTAAACATATTCCCATCATTGTCATGTCGGCAAACGACAAGAACAAGGAAAAGAGCCTTGCTGCCGGGGCCAATGATTACGTAAGCAAGCCTTTTGATATAGATTATATTGTAAAAAGGATCAAAAACCTTTTAAACTAA
- a CDS encoding TolC family protein: MNMMENLKTRKIIIAIALSLVVAGCKAPMATVVRDAVKENLPQNFNQGELQDVNANSGTTPWRQFFTDPNLVSLIETALKNNQELLITLQEIEIAKSGVLYKKGKLSPTVAAKLGAGVNKAGRYTSEGAGDATTDIEPGKEMPDPLGNFEGGLMANWEIDIWKKLRAEKEAAVAHYLSTVEGKNFVLSNLIEEVADSYYELLALDNQLDIMQQYIKLQERALEISKIQKQTAAATELAVKKFEAELAKSKASAYTIRQEITEKENGINVLLGRYPQPIVRTKESFMSTIPQTFYTGIPSQLLANRPDIKQAELELKSSKLDVEAARKEFYPSLEISATLGLEAFKPSYLVKIPESMAYNLAGELAGPLINKSAIKANFQTADAKQIQSLYEYDKTILNAYLDVANLMSKVKNIDQYYKLKSEETLALDQSIDIANQLFKNSRADYLEVLLNQRDALDAKMELIEAKQKQLSTVVDIYKSLGGGWK; the protein is encoded by the coding sequence ATGAACATGATGGAAAATTTGAAGACTAGAAAAATAATAATAGCCATTGCGCTATCACTTGTTGTGGCTGGTTGCAAAGCACCAATGGCAACTGTTGTAAGAGATGCTGTAAAAGAAAACCTTCCCCAGAACTTTAATCAGGGAGAGCTGCAGGATGTCAACGCAAACAGTGGAACGACTCCATGGAGGCAGTTTTTTACCGATCCGAACCTCGTAAGTTTAATCGAAACAGCGCTGAAAAACAATCAGGAACTACTGATCACGCTACAGGAAATTGAGATTGCCAAAAGCGGGGTTCTTTATAAAAAAGGGAAATTAAGTCCTACAGTAGCTGCAAAACTAGGAGCAGGAGTAAATAAAGCCGGTCGTTATACCAGTGAAGGCGCAGGAGATGCGACTACGGATATTGAACCTGGAAAAGAAATGCCGGACCCGCTTGGAAATTTTGAAGGTGGATTAATGGCGAATTGGGAAATCGACATCTGGAAAAAATTAAGAGCGGAAAAAGAAGCTGCTGTTGCCCATTACCTGTCTACGGTGGAAGGGAAAAATTTTGTGCTTTCAAATCTTATCGAAGAAGTGGCCGATAGTTATTACGAATTACTGGCACTCGATAACCAGCTGGATATTATGCAGCAGTATATCAAACTTCAGGAAAGAGCCCTGGAAATTTCTAAAATACAGAAGCAGACGGCTGCAGCTACAGAGCTGGCTGTAAAGAAGTTTGAGGCAGAACTGGCCAAATCGAAAGCATCAGCTTATACCATCCGTCAGGAAATTACTGAAAAGGAAAATGGGATCAATGTTCTTCTGGGAAGATACCCGCAGCCTATTGTAAGAACGAAGGAAAGCTTCATGTCTACCATTCCGCAGACATTTTATACCGGGATTCCATCACAGCTGTTGGCTAACCGTCCGGACATTAAGCAGGCTGAACTGGAATTAAAATCTTCAAAACTTGATGTGGAAGCAGCAAGAAAAGAATTTTATCCTTCACTGGAAATTTCCGCAACACTGGGGTTGGAAGCGTTTAAACCGTCTTATTTGGTGAAAATACCTGAATCTATGGCCTATAACCTTGCCGGAGAATTGGCAGGGCCGCTTATCAACAAAAGTGCGATAAAGGCCAATTTTCAGACAGCAGATGCCAAACAGATTCAGTCGTTGTATGAATATGATAAGACGATATTGAATGCCTATCTGGATGTTGCAAACCTAATGTCCAAAGTAAAGAATATAGATCAGTATTATAAATTGAAATCTGAAGAAACGCTTGCCTTAGATCAGTCGATTGATATCGCTAATCAGTTGTTTAAAAATTCAAGAGCAGATTATCTTGAGGTGCTCTTGAATCAGCGAGATGCTCTTGATGCCAAAATGGAATTGATTGAGGCTAAACAAAAACAGCTGAGTACAGTAGTAGATATTTATAAGAGCTTAGGTGGAGGTTGGAAGTAA
- a CDS encoding efflux RND transporter permease subunit, giving the protein MFKKFIRRPVLSIVISLIIVFMGILSLVKLPVTQFPSISPPKVNITAEYPGANNELLIKSVVIPLERGLNGVPGMKYMTSDAGNDGEASIQVVFDLGTDPNVAAVNVQNRVSSVVNKLPPLVVREGVKITREEPNMLMYINLYSDDPKADQKFLFNYADINVMSELRRVSGVGFADILGTREYAMRIWLKPDRLTAYSISADEVMEALNQQSLEASPGKIGESSGKRSQSFEYILKYPGRFNNEKDYGNIILKAKSDGEFVRLKDVADVEFGSSMYDIYSTLNGKPSAAITVKQSYGSNASDVIKNVKTLMADLQKNTFPKGMHYDISYDVSRFLDASIEKVVHTLFEAFILVAVVVYLFLGDWRSTLIPALAVPVSLVGTFAVMSAFGITLNMISLFALVMAIGVVVDDAIVVIEAVHAKMEEKHLSPLKATEEAMHEISGAIIAITLVMASVFIPIAFMSGPVGVFYRQFSITMASAIILSGVVALTLTPALCALILKNNHGKAKKRTPILMFLDKFNSMFNRGAGRYEQFLNKVVKKKAVTLPLLLVFCACTFFLSNSLPSGFIPSEDQGMIYAIIQTPPGSTLERTNQIAKELLSASEDIDGVQSVSSLAGYEILTEGTGSNSGTCLINLKSWAERKESAAEIIEKLEQKAKNIPGGNIEFFQPPSIPGYGAAGGFELRLLDKAGSGDYQKMEKVSNDFVKELKKRPELGSAFTFYSASFPQYMLRVDNDLAEQKGVTIENAMDNLSTLIGSNYETSFIRFDRPYKVIVQAGPQYRALPSDLLKLYVKNNKEQMVPYSDFMKLEKVYGLSEITRHNMYNSAEVSGTPAPGYSSGQAIKAIQEVADKTLPRGFGIDWAGISKDEVSRGNEAVFIFLVCLGFVYLILSAQYESFILPLPVILSLPMGIFGAFLSLKLLGLENNIYAQVAMVMLIGLLGKNAVLIVEFAVQKKAEEGIPVAKAAIEGAVIRFRPILMTSFAFIAGLIPLVMATGPGAVGNRTIGTAAAGGMLIGTIFGLMIIPGLYYIFGTIADKSRLARYEEESPLTEQTEPYEHDGKFED; this is encoded by the coding sequence ATGTTTAAGAAATTCATTCGCAGACCTGTTCTGTCAATCGTAATCTCATTGATTATCGTATTTATGGGAATTCTGTCGCTGGTAAAACTTCCGGTAACACAGTTTCCCTCTATTTCTCCTCCGAAAGTAAACATTACTGCGGAGTATCCGGGGGCCAATAATGAATTGTTAATTAAATCAGTGGTTATTCCCCTGGAAAGAGGTTTAAACGGCGTGCCGGGAATGAAGTATATGACCTCCGACGCAGGAAACGACGGGGAAGCTTCCATACAGGTTGTATTTGACCTTGGAACAGACCCTAATGTGGCAGCCGTAAACGTTCAAAACCGGGTGTCATCGGTAGTGAACAAACTGCCGCCGCTGGTGGTTCGTGAAGGCGTGAAAATTACCCGTGAAGAGCCAAATATGTTGATGTACATCAACCTGTACAGCGATGACCCTAAAGCCGATCAGAAATTCCTTTTCAACTATGCAGATATCAATGTAATGTCTGAGTTGAGAAGGGTAAGTGGTGTCGGTTTTGCCGATATCCTGGGTACCCGTGAATATGCAATGCGTATATGGCTAAAGCCTGATAGGCTCACAGCTTACAGCATTTCAGCTGATGAGGTGATGGAAGCTTTAAATCAACAGAGTTTAGAAGCTTCTCCGGGGAAAATCGGCGAAAGTTCAGGAAAACGTTCGCAATCATTTGAGTATATTTTGAAGTATCCAGGTCGTTTCAATAATGAAAAAGACTACGGAAATATTATCCTGAAAGCCAAGTCAGATGGCGAGTTTGTTCGGCTGAAAGATGTGGCTGATGTAGAATTCGGTTCGTCGATGTATGATATTTATTCAACATTGAACGGAAAGCCCTCAGCTGCAATCACCGTAAAACAGTCTTACGGTTCCAATGCAAGTGATGTGATCAAAAATGTAAAAACACTGATGGCTGATCTTCAGAAAAACACTTTCCCGAAAGGAATGCATTATGACATCAGCTATGACGTTTCCAGATTCCTGGATGCATCCATTGAAAAGGTTGTTCATACCTTGTTTGAAGCTTTCATCCTGGTGGCTGTGGTCGTTTACCTTTTCCTGGGCGACTGGCGTTCAACATTGATTCCTGCTTTAGCGGTTCCGGTTTCGTTGGTAGGAACATTTGCCGTTATGTCTGCTTTCGGAATTACATTAAATATGATCTCGCTTTTTGCGCTGGTAATGGCAATTGGGGTCGTCGTTGATGATGCAATTGTGGTGATTGAAGCTGTGCACGCTAAGATGGAAGAGAAGCACCTGTCTCCGTTAAAAGCAACTGAAGAGGCTATGCACGAAATTAGTGGAGCGATTATCGCAATTACCCTGGTAATGGCATCTGTATTCATTCCTATCGCATTTATGTCGGGTCCGGTTGGGGTTTTTTATCGTCAGTTTTCCATTACAATGGCATCTGCAATTATTCTTTCGGGAGTTGTGGCCCTGACATTAACTCCAGCGTTATGTGCCCTGATCCTGAAAAACAATCACGGGAAAGCGAAAAAAAGAACGCCAATCCTAATGTTCCTCGATAAATTCAATAGCATGTTCAACAGAGGAGCTGGAAGATATGAGCAATTTTTAAATAAGGTAGTGAAAAAAAAGGCGGTAACATTACCCTTGTTACTGGTGTTTTGTGCATGTACATTCTTTTTAAGCAATTCTCTTCCTTCCGGATTTATTCCGAGCGAGGACCAGGGGATGATCTATGCCATCATCCAGACGCCTCCGGGATCAACACTGGAAAGGACCAATCAGATTGCAAAAGAGTTGCTGAGCGCATCAGAAGATATCGATGGGGTGCAGTCCGTGTCTTCACTGGCAGGGTACGAAATTTTAACGGAAGGTACAGGATCAAACTCAGGTACCTGTTTGATTAACCTGAAAAGCTGGGCGGAACGCAAAGAATCTGCAGCCGAAATCATAGAAAAGCTTGAGCAAAAAGCTAAAAATATTCCGGGAGGAAATATCGAGTTTTTCCAGCCACCTTCCATTCCTGGATATGGTGCCGCAGGAGGTTTTGAGCTACGTTTGCTGGATAAAGCAGGGAGTGGGGATTATCAGAAAATGGAGAAGGTAAGTAATGACTTTGTAAAAGAGCTTAAAAAACGCCCGGAGTTGGGTTCTGCATTTACATTCTATTCTGCAAGTTTTCCGCAGTATATGCTTAGGGTAGATAATGATCTTGCAGAGCAGAAGGGTGTTACGATAGAAAATGCGATGGATAACCTTTCTACACTGATTGGATCCAACTATGAAACAAGCTTTATCCGTTTCGACAGGCCTTATAAAGTAATTGTGCAGGCTGGGCCGCAATATCGTGCACTGCCGAGCGACCTGCTTAAGCTGTATGTAAAAAATAATAAAGAACAGATGGTGCCCTATTCAGATTTTATGAAACTCGAAAAAGTATATGGTTTATCTGAAATTACCAGACATAACATGTATAATTCGGCCGAGGTAAGTGGTACACCAGCGCCGGGATATAGTAGCGGACAGGCCATTAAAGCAATTCAGGAAGTGGCCGATAAAACACTTCCCAGAGGGTTTGGCATTGATTGGGCGGGTATTTCAAAAGATGAAGTAAGCAGGGGGAATGAGGCAGTATTTATATTCCTCGTATGTCTGGGTTTCGTTTATCTGATTCTTTCCGCCCAATATGAAAGCTTTATTCTCCCTTTACCGGTAATTCTTTCGTTGCCGATGGGGATTTTTGGTGCTTTCCTGAGTTTAAAACTTTTAGGGCTGGAAAACAACATTTATGCACAGGTCGCGATGGTTATGCTCATTGGGCTTTTGGGTAAAAATGCTGTATTGATTGTGGAATTTGCTGTTCAGAAGAAAGCAGAAGAAGGCATTCCGGTGGCCAAAGCTGCAATAGAAGGAGCGGTTATCCGTTTCCGCCCTATTTTGATGACCTCTTTTGCGTTTATTGCCGGCTTAATTCCATTGGTAATGGCAACTGGGCCGGGGGCTGTAGGGAACAGGACCATTGGAACGGCAGCGGCTGGAGGGATGCTGATAGGGACCATTTTCGGGCTGATGATTATTCCTGGGCTATATTATATTTTCGGAACAATTGCGGACAAATCGAGATTGGCAAGATATGAAGAAGAAAGTCCGTTAACAGAACAAACTGAACCTTATGAACATGATGGAAAATTTGAAGACTAG